The Cryptomeria japonica chromosome 9, Sugi_1.0, whole genome shotgun sequence DNA segment aaTCAATTGAGATCTTCATTACTATATAAATATCCTTGAAGATaagaataaaaatattgaaaatatacGTATAAAGAGAATTCTATTTAATGACTAGatatttatctaattttttttagaAGGCTTAAATTAATGAAGTAATcaattttccacaatccattatgCTTCGTGTTGTTCTTTCTGTATTCGATTGTGTTtgtatttttttgcatcaaaatacaaacacaatcgaatccaaaaagaACATCAAGAAGCTTAAATTATATtaacaaaattaataaaattagaaTAAATCTATTCAATAACTAAATatctatttaagaattatttttatAAGGTTGGATTATATTAATGCAATTACCAAGTGGAAGTCAATTTTTAAAGAACCTTTTATATCTAAATATTGCTTTTAAAAAGATTGGAGAGCTATTGTATGTTCATCTAAAATATTTTCTATATAATAATTAGATGTTTATCTAcgaattatttttttaaaagtttagATTACATCAATAAAATTAATAGAATGAAAGTAAATTCATAGAAAACATTTCCTATTTAATAACTAGACATTTGcttaaaaataattttgaaaacatCAAATTATATTAACGACAAATTGATAAAGCtgaaataaatttatataaaaaaaatctatTCAACAATTAGATGTGTATCtaataatcatttaaaaaaaaatgaaatctaaGAAACATATATTGTATATCTATATCATTAAGCTTTGACTAGCAAttaaattgttttattaaaattttgattttttaaatttttattcttGTAATTTTTGTATTTTATATGTAATTATTGGATTGGGCTAGACTTAAACAACACATCTTATATGATCTAATGATTGTAATTTTCCACAATTAATCATTCTAATAGTTGGCATTTCTAGATTAGACTGTGTGTGAGTTTTTGAATCAATGTTTTCAATCATAGTCCATGATCTATCATCGAGATAACAAGGAGACATAAAATCATGGATCATGGAGTGTtatccaaaacattgattttgtgtTGGGGTTAAACAACACACTCTATGATCTAATGATACTAGTTTTCCATAATCCATAATTCGAACAGTTGTAGTTTCTAGATTACATTGTGTGAGAGTTTTTGAGTCAATGTTTcatatcacactctatgatccaccATCAAGATAATAAAGAGCCAAAGGAGACATAAAGTCATGGATCAtgaagtgtgatccgaaacattgattcaaatgtttcagatcacattccatgatccatcatcaagataataAGAGAGTCAAAGGAGACATAAAATCatagatcatggagtgtgatctggaACATTCATTCAAATTCTCACCCACAATCTAACCCAGAGACTACAACTATCACTCTATGATTTATTTAGGTGGCTCATATGAAATCACACTAGTTTCTCTAAGACAACCTACAAATTAATGTGATTTAAGATGAGCCACGTAACCAAGTCAGAACCTATAAGATGTTATTTAAACAGAACCAAAACCtccacacacacaaatatatatttatatatacatacatggatCTATTTTTCTACTCCTTGTGCTCTCTATGATGAATGAAATGGTGATGCAAAAAATACAGACAAAATCTAATCTAGAAATCGCAACCAGAAACATAATAAATCTTTAATAAATGTATTGATAAAAGAGTTATAATAATACCTTGAGAAAGATGTCGATGGCTCGATACAAGCCGTCGTCGACGAGTCGGGCATGCTGAGGAACGGCCTCCGCTAGAGCAATGAAAGTGGAGATCGACAGGTTGGGATCAGGAGCAATCTCAGCAAGACAAGTGTCCATAAGTTTGGAGACCTGTACCATGCTATGATTCTGTTTATGGTTGTGCGTATGTTTGGTAGGGGAATCAGATTCATACCCATCAATGATTTCTCTGTTCACACGCTCCTCAGCACCGTCCCACCACTCTGCTTCTCCCTCCTCCACAAACTGTAAAAAATTGGCCACGATCCGTAGCACCACGTCTGTGTCGTACAGAGTTTGCCCTTCGTCTTTGTATGAGGAATACGCGGGAATGAGCAGGTCGTCGACGGCTGCCTGATCCAGGCGGCTGCCAAATCGTTTTTCCAATTCCGTTCTGTAAGAGGCCGTGACGTTGAGCATCATGGCGGCCCTCAGAAGCCATGAAAGGAAGCTCACTGGGATTCTTTTCATCTGTGGGGGAAGTAAGCTTACCACTGTTTCGACTACAGATCGCTTTTCTCTTTCTGCCAGGCTTGGAGCCCCGGGTCCCCGGGATTTGAACCTGGGTCGATCTGGGTCGGCATTACTTGGGATTTGAACTGCAATTTTGGGGGCGTCCATGGGGGGTATTTTGGTGCTGTTGGTTGAGTAGTAGGGTTCCAGAGAGTGCTTGGCGTAGTGCATTAGGACTCCGCTGATTATGTCGTGGCCCAGGCCCTTGGATTTCATTGCTGTTACGACCCTTTGGAACATGTGGATGTTGAGAATTGCTAGTTCTTTTCCCCACCATGACTCTGATTCGGCTTCCATGGGCTTTGTAGATTGCTGGTTTTGTGTGTAGTCCTGAGAGGCTGCCCATTGCGACTGGCTTCCGCTGGATGTGAGGCGAGAGAGGCCTCTTTTGAGCTCTTCATTGGATGCAGCGGATGTTATGGCCTCTATGCATCTGGTGATGATCTTTAGGTCCTCTGCGAAGGGGAGAAGGCTTTCGCAGCTGTAAAGGACAGTGACTGAATCAGGGAGGCTGTGGAACACTATTTCCTTCAGGAAGGTCTCTGTGCGCTTTTCCAGGCTTCCGTCCGTGTAGTGGTCTGTCATTTCAAGGTAGCTTGCAGCACATCTGAGCATGGCTACATTTGAGGCTGTGATTTCTGGGTTGCCTCCATAGCAGAACTTCGCTGCCAATTCGAAGGCCTCGGCACCTCCTGGCATGTCTTGGAGGTGGAGTCTTGTGGCGTCTTTGGATTCTGCTAATTGCTTGCGGATCCGCCCACTTTTGGATACCAGAGGAAACTGCATCGAAATATTAGTGTCATCAGATTCTTTTACAtcaatatttcatttactcaaTATTTCGAGTTACATTCTGGTATTATCAATATTTTGAATTATATTTTGTTACTTATTCTATTATTTATGTtaaaaatttgaaatataaaaaCTTAAAAATCTCAATCGAAACCAGAGACAACAGAAATTACTAAATTTAAAAATCTCAATCAAAATCAGAAACAATAGAAATtactaaatgaaaaatttaaaaatcaaaatagtaactGCCCATAACAGGACAAATCAAGGCTTTTTAAGGACAGGAATGAAATCCACTCACAGAGAAAATAGTAAATTTGAACTGATTTCTTTACAGTCATAATTTAGGAATTTTTCCAATTATATATGAATAAAATTGAGGGACTGAACTGATCTACAGTTGCTGGAGAAAGTTCAACAGGGAAGAAGAAAAGGGCTCTCAGTTGAGCATCTAGAccctaaaattttgaaaattgagcCAGAGATCCTCAATCAAACTAATTTCGTAACAAATAAGCCTAAATAGCTCTGATATACAAAACAAGTAAGAAGGTAAGTGAAAAAACACAGTCCCTGTACAAATCTCATTTACAACTTTTGCTTCAAAATAATTGTAAATAGCTTGATAAATGTTGGATTATCATGTAAATAATCTTTTCATCAAAGTTTCAGAATCATATTTCATGATTCAGCATAAAAAATAAGTTGACTAGAGAAGAGAATTgatcatattcatattcatatgaaacatttctgaaaaaattatTTACAGAAACCTTCAAACTAATCTATCATGAAATttctcataaaatataaaaaattcatgTGATTTAAGGAAAATAAATGAATCGATAGAGCGTTACTTTGTGGAGTGCAAATGTATTTTCCCCTGCTTCTACAGAAATGTCGCTTGGAACGTCCGAAAGAAGCCTGCCAAAAGAGGTTAAAAACAATAAGCCAAATGCTACACTGCATCAAATAAAACAGATCCGAACTTTTTAAAAGCTTTTCATGAAAAGGGAGACTGGCAAATTTACGGCAGGCTTGTGTGTGTTCCCTCAAATCTTTGGTGCAGAGCCATTCCTTCACCCAGGGAGAACAAAAAAATCGAGCTTGTCAAAAATTTGTTCCAGAAACATCAAATTTGAGGACAAATGCTCTGTCTGATTGTGATGGTGATGCAGGTCTAAGTCAAGAAAATGATGGCTTCATTATTTGGAAGCATAAGCCAAGAAGAATCTCGTGTGCATATTATTGGATAAAAATGGCATCTTATATTAACTTATATAGAATAGAATGGAATTTGGAGGTGGTTAGTAGCAACTGGAATTATTTCATATTCTAATCACATAAAGGCATATTTCAAGGTTGAAATTCTTGAagaaaatattatatatcaaattttgtaaaaataaaaagaatattttcttaaaaaaatatataataaaagagAAGAGTTGAATAAAATTTAGTCTAAAATTGGATAAAGAGTATAAATGAAAAAAGATATTTAGAAGGAAATAATGGGATTCTCAAAAGATGTTTTTGATTATATAAAGAAAGAAAGGAGGGTTATTTTTTTTGTTACAAAGTAAATCACAAGATTAAGTCAAACaaaatatttgaaaaagaaaacataacaaaCTTAGAATATCACTAACACTAAAGCTAATATAAACAACACACATACATCAAAGAACAAAGAAGTTAAAGACATGTTAGAGAAAGTATCTCCACCCTAAAGAGTTAGAATATTCCCCCAATCACCATAAAAGAGCTTCAATTGCTCTTTGGCatttctaatatttttcttaaCCTTCTTACCCTAATAAGACCTTGAAAGTTTAATTTAAACTATGTTTTAATCAACTTAATCTAGAATTTGATAAGGGAGATGGCTTGAATTTTTCATATGTATTTTTGAGAAAACATTAGAGCAAGAACATAATTATGAACTACACAACTATATCATAGAGGTTCTAGTGGTAAACTCATAAATTATAGAGGTTTTATATAAAGAGACATATttccaaaataaaaaaagaatGTAAATTTACCTTGATTTTATAGAAGAGTATATGTTTAAAGAATTAAGGGATTTCAAATTTTAAGTAAATTTCATCTATacaaatagtaaacaagatgatACATTAAAGTGTATAAATAATTTAGTCTCTTAAAATAGCTTTAATCTCCTTTAAGTCACTTAGCCTTTCAATTTTAATATCAAGAAAAGTTAGAAACCATCACTTTCATATATTTATTGTTTTCTTTAAATTATATATCTTTTCAATTACCATTTAAAATGTTGGAAATAATtattcttatatttatttaatctccATGAAGAGATTCtttcatatatttttatataaatttaacTATAATACTAATTTCaaacaattaattaaaatatatatatatatatatatatatatatatatatatatatatatatatatatatatataaataaaataacaaaaaaatattttaaaaataaaatatcttgtaggaaaaatataaatatataaatatttaaacttGTGGGTATTAACAAGTATATTAtatttttttcctttctaaaaATAAACTCAAAAGCATTTCATTTTATGAAGAATTAGGAAAAAATGAGTGAACATTTTTTAAAGGatcttataatattttatataaaaaattattagatCAATATGCAATCAATAATAGCAATAAGACATAGTGCACATAAAAATCAAAATACAACCAACATATATTTAAAAAAGGAAAGTAATATTATAAAAAAAGAACAtagaaatatataatatttattacaaTTTTCAAAGTAAATCAAAACAAAAAGAATTATTGAAATAATGAATGATGAATTTTGTGAAAGTAATATTGAAAATAACATATTAATAAAGCAAGTGTATTGCAAATAAAGTAAAACAAACATtacaaatcaaataaaataaataattctaaAGTAAAACAAAATAACTCATAAGTAAATAATATATCTATACTATTAGGCATATTTACAATAAAAGGTAGGTATAAAAAGTCATGCTCTAAAGTCCAAATAGGACTAAGccttaaaaaatcaaatttaataataaaaatgaaaacaagatCAATAAAGGACAAGAGCTAAATCAGTAGAAAATGGAAGAGTATTATAATCATCTATTGGACATAGCTAATTTTGGGCATTTTTAAATCTCAAACTGTACGTCAGATTTCAAAATTCCTTTTTTCTAGTTGTCTTTGTATatgacttaactgcttataactaaggatctggcttttgggtagtaatgatgcaaGTTGTGGAAATCATTTTAtgtagaaaggtcaaaaagtggtcatttaaaAGTGTCGTCCCATACATAAACACCTTTGCACCAATAGTATATAGCTCAAAATTTccagtagtagtggacaaatgccccaGCAGTAGATCACCTTTTTTTACTATAATTAGCCCATTGTGCACCACTACTAGGACATTTGTGCAAAGTTATCCACTATTAGTACATGTGATATTCATTAATGgacttttcattatcatttttttgggCTCCTTTACAATCTAGTAACAAGGGGTTGGGTTGACAAAAAGCTATCCGCTATTGGAATTATGTCCACTATTGGTACCCTTCCCCTACCTTTTTCtaaacattaaaaatattagaaatataaaaaataaccaatt contains these protein-coding regions:
- the LOC131073903 gene encoding BTB/POZ domain-containing protein At1g03010 isoform X2 — translated: MALHQRFEGTHTSLPLLSDVPSDISVEAGENTFALHKFPLVSKSGRIRKQLAESKDATRLHLQDMPGGAEAFELAAKFCYGGNPEITASNVAMLRCAASYLEMTDHYTDGSLEKRTETFLKEIVFHSLPDSVTVLYSCESLLPFAEDLKIITRCIEAITSAASNEELKRGLSRLTSSGSQSQWAASQDYTQNQQSTKPMEAESESWWGKELAILNIHMFQRVVTAMKSKGLGHDIISGVLMHYAKHSLEPYYSTNSTKIPPMDAPKIAVQIPSNADPDRPRFKSRGPGAPSLAEREKRSVVETVVSLLPPQMKRIPVSFLSWLLRAAMMLNVTASYRTELEKRFGSRLDQAAVDDLLIPAYSSYKDEGQTLYDTDVVLRIVANFLQFVEEGEAEWWDGAEERVNREIIDGYESDSPTKHTHNHKQNHSMVQVSKLMDTCLAEIAPDPNLSISTFIALAEAVPQHARLVDDGLYRAIDIFLKAHPTIKEMERNKLCKLLDCQKLSHDACTHAAQNERLPVQLAVQVLYFEQLRLRTAMNGDPHHPHRHHHHSYQSEGPSASISPRDNYASVRRENRELKLEVARMRMRLTDLEKNHVSMKQELVKTTPPHKFLQSFSKTLSKLNSLFRAKDNSINPLFLNNNNNLMSRRRRHSIS
- the LOC131073903 gene encoding BTB/POZ domain-containing protein At1g03010 isoform X1 encodes the protein MGVMTMMSEKQNIATIKRSSSRPAFTMKRTHEWLLSDVPSDISVEAGENTFALHKFPLVSKSGRIRKQLAESKDATRLHLQDMPGGAEAFELAAKFCYGGNPEITASNVAMLRCAASYLEMTDHYTDGSLEKRTETFLKEIVFHSLPDSVTVLYSCESLLPFAEDLKIITRCIEAITSAASNEELKRGLSRLTSSGSQSQWAASQDYTQNQQSTKPMEAESESWWGKELAILNIHMFQRVVTAMKSKGLGHDIISGVLMHYAKHSLEPYYSTNSTKIPPMDAPKIAVQIPSNADPDRPRFKSRGPGAPSLAEREKRSVVETVVSLLPPQMKRIPVSFLSWLLRAAMMLNVTASYRTELEKRFGSRLDQAAVDDLLIPAYSSYKDEGQTLYDTDVVLRIVANFLQFVEEGEAEWWDGAEERVNREIIDGYESDSPTKHTHNHKQNHSMVQVSKLMDTCLAEIAPDPNLSISTFIALAEAVPQHARLVDDGLYRAIDIFLKAHPTIKEMERNKLCKLLDCQKLSHDACTHAAQNERLPVQLAVQVLYFEQLRLRTAMNGDPHHPHRHHHHSYQSEGPSASISPRDNYASVRRENRELKLEVARMRMRLTDLEKNHVSMKQELVKTTPPHKFLQSFSKTLSKLNSLFRAKDNSINPLFLNNNNNLMSRRRRHSIS